From the Deinococcus gobiensis I-0 genome, the window CTGCTGCTGCGCTGGCTGCGTGAGCGCGCCTGAGCCGGGGGCCGGGCGGGGCGTGGTCGGCCGCTTCGCCCCCAGCCCCACCGGGGCGATGCACCTGGGCAACGCGCGCACGGCGCTGCTGGCCTGGCTGCACACCCGCGCGCAGGGGGGCCGCCACCTCCTGCGCTTCGAGGACCTCGACACCGGGCGCGTGCGCGACTGGGCCTACGACACCACCCGGCGCGACCTGAGCTGGCTGGGCCTGGACTGGGACGCCGAATATGTGCAGTCGCGGCGGCTGGAGCACTACGCCGCCGCCCTGGCGCGCCTGGACACCTACCCCTGTACCTGCACGCGCAGGGAGGTGCTGGCCGCCATCGAGGACAGTGCGGGCGCCCCCCACGGCGAGGAACCGGTATATCCCGGGACCTGCCGGGCGGGCACGGCCCACCCCGGTCGCCCGGCCGCCCTGCGCTGGCGGGTGCCGGACCGGGTGGTGTGCGCCCGCGACGCCCGGAGCGGTCAGGAGCTGTGCCAGGACCTGCCCCGCGAGGTCGGGGACTTCGTGCTGCGGCGCGGGGACGGCGTGTACGCCTACCACCTCGCCGTGGTCGCGGACGACGCCGAGATGGGCGTGACCGACGTGGTGCGCGGCGCCGACCTGTGGCCCGCCACGCCTCGGCAGGTCGCGTTGCAGGGGGCGCTGGGGTACGCCACGCCGCGCTACTGGCACATGCCATTGATGACCGACTACCGGGGCGAGCGGCTGGCCAAGCGGGGCGGGGCGTCGCCCGTTTCAGCGCTGCGGGAGGCGGGGGAGCGGCCGGAACGGGTGCTGGGGGAGCTGGCGCGGTCGCTGGGGTGGGGCGTGCCGGGGGAGGTTACGGCGGCGGAACTGGTGGAGGTGTACCGGGAATGGGCGTTTTAGACTGGAAGTCGGTCGGGTTCTCCTTTCTCCCTCAGCCCCATCAGGGGGAGTTTTTTCGCTGCGCTTGGCAAGAGTCGTCCCGGAAGTCGGCGGGGCCGCTCTGTTTTACAGCGTGACGACTCAGCTCGGGGCCGGACATACTGAGTTGGAATGGCCCGCGCGCTGCGCGCACGACGGCCTTCGGGGGGGTTGGGCGGTGCCCCTGCGGTCGGAGAAGATCAGGCCTTCGATTCCGCTTCTATCCACTCCCCATACCCCACTTACAACCTTGTCCGCACTGCCCACAGCTCGGGGAACAGCACGACTTCCAGCGCCCGGCGCAGATAGCCCGCGCCGCTCGTGCCGCCCGAGCCGGTCTTGAAGCCGATGGTGCGCTCCACCGTCGTCAGGTGGTTGAAACGCCAGCGGCGGAAGTTGTCTTCCACGTCCAGCAGCTTCTCGGCCAGTTCGTACAGGTCCCAGTACTGTTCGGGGTCGCGGTACACGGTGAGCCACGCCTCCAGCACCGCCTCGTCGAGCTGCGTGGGCTCGGCGAGGTCGCGCTCCAGCACGGCCTGGGGAATGGGCAGGCCCCGGGCGGCGAGCAGCCGCAGCGTCAGGTCGTACACGCTGGGGGCACGCAGGGCATCCTGCAAGGGGTCGTGCAGGTCGGGGCGGTGTTCGTGGGGGCGCAGCAGGGCGGGGTTGCGGTTGCCCAGCAGCACCTCGACCATGCGGTAGCCCGCTGACTGGAAGCCCGACGCCGCCCCGAAGGCGCTGCGGAATTGCAGGTAGTCGGCCGGGGTCATGGTCTTGAGGACCTCCCAGGCGTTCGTCAGCTGCTCCTGGGCGCGCACCACCCGCGAGAGCATCTTCAGCGGCGTGTCGGTGACGCCGCCCGCCAGCAGGGTCATGGCCGCCTGCAACTCGCGGATGATGAGACCCAGCCACACCTCCGAGACGTGGTGGACGGCGATGAACAGGTGTTCGTCGTGCGCGGCCGTCACCGGCTGGTGGGCGGCGCGCAGCTCGTCGAGGTGCAGGTAGTCGCCGTAGCTCAGGCGGCGGGTGAAGTCCTGGTAGGCCTGCTCCGGGCTGTCAGCATCCGGCGCGGCGGGTCGGCTCATGCGCGGGCCTCTAATACAGCCTTGATGCCCTGCACGGCCTGCCACATGTCGGCGTGCGAGTGGTACAGCGGCGTCAGCCCGAAGCGCAGGATGTCCGGCGTGCGGAAATCCCCGATGATCCCGGCGGCGATGAGGTCGGCCATGACCTCGCGTGCCTGGGGGTGGCGGTAGCTGACCTGCGAGCCGCGCTCGGCTTCGGCCTCCGGTGTGACGAGCGTCAGGGGAAAGCGGGCCAGCAGCGGCCCCATCAGCGCCATGAAGGTGCGGCTCAGCGACAGCGACTTCTCGCGCACGTCAGCCATGTCCACATCCGCGAACACGTCCAGGGCGGTGTCCAGCGCGCTCAGACTCAGCACCTGGGGCGTACCCACCACGAAGCGGCGCGCGCCGGGGGCGGGGGCGTAGTCGCGGGCCATCTCGAAGGGGTCGGCGTGGCCCATCCAGCCGCTCAGGACCACCGGGGCCGCCGCGTGGTGCCGCTCGGCCACGAACAAAAAGGCGGGTGCGCCGGGGCCACCGTTCAGGAACTTGTAGCCGCAGCCCACCGCGAAGTCGGCGCCGCAGCCGTTCAGGTCCACCCCGAAGGCCCCCGCCGAGTGCGCCAGGTCCCACACGGTCAGGATGCCCTGCGCGCGGGCCTGTGCGCTGAGGGCCGCCATGTCCAGCCGCCGCCCGGTGCGGTAGTCCACCTCGGTCAGGAGCAGCACGCCCACGTCGCCCGTCAGATTCGCGGCGATGTCGGCGGAGGGGACGCGGCGCAGCTCCAGGTCGCCGGTCAGTGTGCCCAGGCCCTGCGCCATGTAGAGATCGGTGGGGAAGTTGTCGGCGTCGGTGAGAATCACGCGGCGCTCTCCGGCCAGGCTCAGGGCGGCGGCCAGCGCCTTGAAGGTATTCACGCTCGTGCTGTCGCCCACCGCGACCTCGTGCGGCGCCGCGCCGATCAGGCGGGCGACCTTGGCGGCCACGCGGTCGGGCAGGGCCATCCAGTCCTGGGCGGCCTCGGCGTCCGCCGTCCACGAGCGGATGAGCTGCTGGCCCCACTCCTGCGAGGCGACGTGCGAGAGCCGCGCGGGTACGCTGCGCGGCATGGCCCCCAGGCTGTTGCCGTCGAGATAGACCAGGCCCCCCGGCAGCACGAATTCTTCGCGCTTGTGCCGCAGGGGATCGTGGGCGTCGAGGGCATGGACGTGGGCGGGGACGGTCTGGTCCTGAAGGGTGGTCATGATGGTTTCTCCTGGGAACGGGGCGGGAGCCGGACGAAGCGGGACTCAGCGCCGCGCGCGCAGGGGACGACCCAGACAGGCGCACCACCAGGGCCGCAGCGCCTGGGCAATTTCATTTGCCGGGGCGTGGGGGCGGGGGTGGGACATGGGGAGAGTATAGGGAGTGGCTGCCCGCCCTGTCCTGCCTACAGCACGCCTTCCAGGTGCTGCGTGTCGGCCAGCCGGACCACCCGCCACGCCCCGGCTTCGCCTTCCAGTTCCGTGACGGCCGTATTGGCGTGGGCATAGCGCTGGTCGTTCCAGGCGTCGTCGAGGGGCACGCGCAGCAGCTCGCACAGCGCGGCCTGAAGCGCCAGCCCGTGCGAGACCACGACGGGGGTGCCGCCCCGCGCCAGGGCGCCCTGCAGGGCCACGCGCAGCCGGGCGCGCACCTGCCCCCCGCTCTCGCCGCCCGCGAACCCGAACGAGCCGTCCTCGTGGCGAATCCGGTCGGCGCTCACGTCCAGGGCGCTGTAGGGGCGGCCCGCCCAGTCGCCCACCTCCATTTCCTGAAGGCCGTCCAGGACGGTCAGGCCCACCCCCAGAGCGTCGGCGATGGCTCCGGCGGTCTGCTGCGCGCGGCGGTAGGTGCTGGCGTAGACGCGGGGGTCCGGGAGCGCCAGAGCGGCCAGGGCCAGTCCGCAGGCCCGCGCCTGGGCCTCGCCGCGCGCGCTGATGACTCCGGGCGCACTGGCCGCTCCCTGCAAGACCTGGCGCTGGTTGTGCTCGGTTTCGGCGTGCCGGACGAGAAACAGGCGGGGCATGGTCCCAGGTTAGCAACCGCCGGGTCCGGTGAACTTTCCTTCAAACTTAGACCAGATGTCTACATTTCCCTAACACCCGTTTGGTATGGGCCCGTACCCTGGGGCCATGTCCCTGACGATTCCTGCTTTTCCGCAGCCGGACGGGCGTGGGCGCTACGGCCGCTACGGTGGCCGCTACGTGCCTGAGACGCTCATTCCGGCCCTCGACGAACTCGAGGCCGCCTACAACGAGGCCAAGCGCGACCCTGAGTTCCTGGGCGAACTCGCCGGGCTGTTCCGCGACTACGTCAACCGGCCCAGCACCCTGTACCTCGCGCGCAACCTGACGGCGCACGCGGGCGGCGCCAAGATCTACCTCAAGCGCGAGGACCAGAACTTCACGGGCGCGCACAAGATCAACAACTGCCTCGGGCAGGCGCTGCTCGCCAAGCGCATGGGCAAGAAGAAGGTCATCGCCGAGACGGGCGCGGGCCAGCACGGCGTCGCCTCGGCCACGGCGGCGGCGCTGCTGGGCCTGGAGTGCGTGGTCTACATGGGCGAGGAGGACATCCGCCGTCAGGCCCTCAACGTCTTCCGCATGAAGCTGCTGGGCGCCGAGGTCCGGCCCGTGACGAGCGGCACCGGTACCCTCAAGGACGCCACCAACGAGGCCATCCGCGACTGGGTGACCAACGTGCGCGACACCTTCTACATCCTGGGCAGCGTGGTCGGGCCGCATCCCTACCCGGCGATGGTCCGCGACTTCCAGAGCGTGATCGGCGAGGAAGTGAAGGCGCAACTGCTGGAGCACGAGGGCCGCAGCGTGCCCGACGCCATCGTGGCCTGCGTGGGGGGCGGCAGCAACGCCATCGGTATCTTCGCACCCTACGCCTATCTGCCGCCGGAGCAGCGCCCGCGCCTGATCGGTACCGAGGCCGCCGGCGAGGGCGTCGAAACCGGCAAGCACGCCGCCAGCGTGGCGGGGGGCCGGGTCGGCGTGCTGCACGGCTCGCTGATGTACCTCATGAACGACGACGAGGGCCAGATCATCCCGCCGCACTCGATCAGCGCGGGGCTGGACTACCCCGGCATCGGGCCGGAGCACTGCTTTTACAGCGACGCGGGCATGGCCGAGTACGTGCCCGTGACCGACGCGCAGTCGCTCGAGGCCCTGCAACTCCTGACGCGCATGGAGGGGATCATTCCGGCCATCGAGAGCGCGCACGCCATCTACTACGCCGTGGAACTGGCGCGCACCATGAAGCCCGAGGAAGTGATCGTGGTGAACCTCTCGGGGCGCGGCGACAAGGACGTGGTCGAGGTGATGCGCCTGCTGGGCGAGAACCCGGCCGGGGAGGCGAAGGCATGAGCATGACGGCGACGGAAACGGCGACGGAAACGGCGACGGCGGCGACGGTGCGCGGCGCGGCCCGCATCCACGCGGCCTTTGAGCGGGCCAGGGCCGAGGGACGCGCGGCCTTCATTCCCTTCATGACGGCCGGCTACCCGAGCGCCGAGGAATTCCCGGCGGTGGCCGACGCCCTGCTGGCGCGCGCCGACGTGCTGGAGGTCGGCATTCCGTACTCGGACCCGCTGGGCGACGGCCCCACCATCCAGCGGGCCTCCGAGCAGGCGCTGGCGGGCGGCACGAGCACGCGGCGCACCATCGACCTGATCGCCGGGCTGCGCGGGCGCCACGACACGCCCATCGTGATCATGACCTACGTCAACCCGATCTACGCGGTCGGCCCGGCCGAGTTCATGCGGCTGGCGGCCGAGGCGGGGGTGGACGGCCTGATCCTGCCCGACCTGCCGCCCGACCAGGACATCGAGATCGCGGACCTCGCCGCGCAGCACGGTCTGGCCGTGACCTTCCTGATCGCCCCGACCTCGACCCCCGAGCGCGTCAAGCTCGTGGCCGAGGCCTGCACCGGGTTCCTGTACGCGGTCAGCGTGACCGGCGTGACCGGCACCCGCGAGGGCGCGGCGCTGGGCGAGGTGCCCCGCATGCTGGCGCTGGCCCGGCAGTACGCCCGCGTGCCGGTGGCGGTGGGCTTCGGCGTGAAGGACGCCGCGACCGCCGCCCAGGTGGCGCAGGTGGCCGACGGCGTGGTGGTGGGCAGCGCCTTCATCAACGCGGTGAAGGAAGGCCAGGATGTGGGCGCGCTGGCCGACGGCATCAAGGCGGGCTGCCGGAAGTAGGCCGCGCCGCGACAAGGACACTCCCCGTGACCGTTCTAGTCCGGGGAGCCTTTTTGCGGCGGGTCTTACAGCGGTCTTCGGCTCCGTACGGGGGCGTGGGGCTGGCCGCTTCTCCTGTTCAGGGGTTCGCTCTCCTCAATGCAGAGGGACCGAGGGGAGCCCCTGGCCCCTTCGGACGCTGCGCTCAGGCCGCCCGGGCCTCGGCTTCGGCCAAGTGGCGCTTCTGCCGGCGCACCGTGAGCTGCATGATGATCCAGCCGGTGAGGGTCAGGGCGGCGCACAGCAGGTACACCGAGCGGTAGCCGAAGAGCTGCGCGCAGGCCCCCGACACGATGCCCGAGAGCATGGCACCGACATTGTTGGTGTTGGCGAACAGCGTGGTGGCGACGCTGAAGCGCCCCGGCATCAGCTCCTGGAAGTAGGCCATGCCCAGCCCCGCCATGACCGCCAGCACGGCCGCGCGCACGACCTGCGACAGCACGAGCAGTACGGTCCCCGAGGCGAAGTACACGAGCGCGAAATGCACCACGAACAGCAGCAGCGCCGCCCGGATCAGGACGTTCAGGGGAGGCAGCCGGCGCAGCGCGACCAGCGCCAGCATCGCCGGAATTTCCAGCAGGGCGCACAACCCGACCAGGAACCCGACCTCGCCCTGGGTGCCGCCCAGGGTCTTGGTGACGAACAGCGGGAACATGGTCAGGCCCATGCTCATGCTCATGCCGTACAGCACGAAGGCGAAGGCCGCCTGCACGATGGGCGACGGGCCTGTGGGCGCGCCGGGCCGGGCGGCGGCGGGAGTGGTGGGCTGCGGGGGCCGGGGCGCCACGCGCAGCAGTGCCAGCGCCGCGAGCACGAAACATGCCGCCGTCGCCAGAAAGGTGCCCCTGAAATCCCAGACGGCCAGCAGCACGGCCCCCAGTCCCGGCCCGACCACCCACGACAGCGAGAACACCGAGCGCAGGACGGTCAGGGCGCGTTCGGGCAGGTCGCCGGGAGCGTCCGCGAAGCGCGCGCGCGCGAACGAGAACAGCTGCGGAAAGGCCGCCGCCCCCGTGCCCAGGAAGACCATCCCCGCAATCAGAATGGCCGGGTACGAGCGCAGCGAACTCAGCAGCAGGTAAGCGGTGGCCCCGGCGCCCAGCGTGAGGAGCACGAGCGGCTTGCGGTTGGGCAGGCGGTCCGAGAAGCGCGCCAGCAGGGTGCTGATCAGCACGCTCGCCACCGCGTTCAGGGTCAGGAAGATGCCCAGTTGCAGCGGCGTCATGTGGACCTCGTTCACGCCGAACAGCGCCATGAACGGGTTCGCCAGCGAGAGGCCGAAGCCCAGCAGGAACACCGACGCCGACAGCTCCAGGGCGTGGGGCAGCCGCGCCAGCGAGCGCAGCAGCTCGCCGGCCGAGGGCTGGGCGGCCACTTCCGGGGTAGGAGGCGGGGGTGGGACGGTCATCGGGCGGCACCGGGCATAGGCGCACTCTAGGCTCTGAAACGGTTCAGTGTCTGTCCTGGCCGAACGGCCCGAGTGTCCGCCGCTACAGTGGGCGGCATGCCCTGGCTCAAGCACCGGCGCGTCGGCGAGGCCGACGTGTATTCCCTTACCGACGGACAGTTTCGCCTCGATGGCGGCGCGATGTTCGGCAGCGTTCCCAAAGTGCTGTGGGAGCGCGTGGCCCCTGCCGACCTCGACAACCGCATCCGGCTGCGCATCAACCCGTTGCTCATTCGGCTGGATGGCCAGAACATCCTCGTCGAGACGGGCATGTGGGACCGGGGCGGCCCCAAGTTCGAGGACATGTACGCCCTGGAACGCGACGAGA encodes:
- the trpA gene encoding tryptophan synthase subunit alpha, with translation MTATETATETATAATVRGAARIHAAFERARAEGRAAFIPFMTAGYPSAEEFPAVADALLARADVLEVGIPYSDPLGDGPTIQRASEQALAGGTSTRRTIDLIAGLRGRHDTPIVIMTYVNPIYAVGPAEFMRLAAEAGVDGLILPDLPPDQDIEIADLAAQHGLAVTFLIAPTSTPERVKLVAEACTGFLYAVSVTGVTGTREGAALGEVPRMLALARQYARVPVAVGFGVKDAATAAQVAQVADGVVVGSAFINAVKEGQDVGALADGIKAGCRK
- a CDS encoding tryptophan 2,3-dioxygenase yields the protein MSRPAAPDADSPEQAYQDFTRRLSYGDYLHLDELRAAHQPVTAAHDEHLFIAVHHVSEVWLGLIIRELQAAMTLLAGGVTDTPLKMLSRVVRAQEQLTNAWEVLKTMTPADYLQFRSAFGAASGFQSAGYRMVEVLLGNRNPALLRPHEHRPDLHDPLQDALRAPSVYDLTLRLLAARGLPIPQAVLERDLAEPTQLDEAVLEAWLTVYRDPEQYWDLYELAEKLLDVEDNFRRWRFNHLTTVERTIGFKTGSGGTSGAGYLRRALEVVLFPELWAVRTRL
- the kynU gene encoding kynureninase, producing the protein MTTLQDQTVPAHVHALDAHDPLRHKREEFVLPGGLVYLDGNSLGAMPRSVPARLSHVASQEWGQQLIRSWTADAEAAQDWMALPDRVAAKVARLIGAAPHEVAVGDSTSVNTFKALAAALSLAGERRVILTDADNFPTDLYMAQGLGTLTGDLELRRVPSADIAANLTGDVGVLLLTEVDYRTGRRLDMAALSAQARAQGILTVWDLAHSAGAFGVDLNGCGADFAVGCGYKFLNGGPGAPAFLFVAERHHAAAPVVLSGWMGHADPFEMARDYAPAPGARRFVVGTPQVLSLSALDTALDVFADVDMADVREKSLSLSRTFMALMGPLLARFPLTLVTPEAEAERGSQVSYRHPQAREVMADLIAAGIIGDFRTPDILRFGLTPLYHSHADMWQAVQGIKAVLEARA
- a CDS encoding histidine phosphatase family protein, whose protein sequence is MPRLFLVRHAETEHNQRQVLQGAASAPGVISARGEAQARACGLALAALALPDPRVYASTYRRAQQTAGAIADALGVGLTVLDGLQEMEVGDWAGRPYSALDVSADRIRHEDGSFGFAGGESGGQVRARLRVALQGALARGGTPVVVSHGLALQAALCELLRVPLDDAWNDQRYAHANTAVTELEGEAGAWRVVRLADTQHLEGVL
- the gluQRS gene encoding tRNA glutamyl-Q(34) synthetase GluQRS, coding for MHLGNARTALLAWLHTRAQGGRHLLRFEDLDTGRVRDWAYDTTRRDLSWLGLDWDAEYVQSRRLEHYAAALARLDTYPCTCTRREVLAAIEDSAGAPHGEEPVYPGTCRAGTAHPGRPAALRWRVPDRVVCARDARSGQELCQDLPREVGDFVLRRGDGVYAYHLAVVADDAEMGVTDVVRGADLWPATPRQVALQGALGYATPRYWHMPLMTDYRGERLAKRGGASPVSALREAGERPERVLGELARSLGWGVPGEVTAAELVEVYREWAF
- the trpB gene encoding tryptophan synthase subunit beta gives rise to the protein MSLTIPAFPQPDGRGRYGRYGGRYVPETLIPALDELEAAYNEAKRDPEFLGELAGLFRDYVNRPSTLYLARNLTAHAGGAKIYLKREDQNFTGAHKINNCLGQALLAKRMGKKKVIAETGAGQHGVASATAAALLGLECVVYMGEEDIRRQALNVFRMKLLGAEVRPVTSGTGTLKDATNEAIRDWVTNVRDTFYILGSVVGPHPYPAMVRDFQSVIGEEVKAQLLEHEGRSVPDAIVACVGGGSNAIGIFAPYAYLPPEQRPRLIGTEAAGEGVETGKHAASVAGGRVGVLHGSLMYLMNDDEGQIIPPHSISAGLDYPGIGPEHCFYSDAGMAEYVPVTDAQSLEALQLLTRMEGIIPAIESAHAIYYAVELARTMKPEEVIVVNLSGRGDKDVVEVMRLLGENPAGEAKA
- a CDS encoding sugar efflux transporter, producing the protein MTVPPPPPTPEVAAQPSAGELLRSLARLPHALELSASVFLLGFGLSLANPFMALFGVNEVHMTPLQLGIFLTLNAVASVLISTLLARFSDRLPNRKPLVLLTLGAGATAYLLLSSLRSYPAILIAGMVFLGTGAAAFPQLFSFARARFADAPGDLPERALTVLRSVFSLSWVVGPGLGAVLLAVWDFRGTFLATAACFVLAALALLRVAPRPPQPTTPAAARPGAPTGPSPIVQAAFAFVLYGMSMSMGLTMFPLFVTKTLGGTQGEVGFLVGLCALLEIPAMLALVALRRLPPLNVLIRAALLLFVVHFALVYFASGTVLLVLSQVVRAAVLAVMAGLGMAYFQELMPGRFSVATTLFANTNNVGAMLSGIVSGACAQLFGYRSVYLLCAALTLTGWIIMQLTVRRQKRHLAEAEARAA